The Pan paniscus chromosome 3, NHGRI_mPanPan1-v2.0_pri, whole genome shotgun sequence genome includes a window with the following:
- the EIF4E gene encoding eukaryotic translation initiation factor 4E isoform X9, with protein sequence MKKKQNNKKERKKMRAEDGENDAIKKQAESLRESQETTPTPNPPTTEEEKTESNQEVANPEHYIKHPLQNRWALWFFKNDKSKTWQANLRLISKFDTVEDFWALYNHIQLSSNLMPGCDYSLFKDGIEPMWEDEKNKRGGRWLITLNKQQRRSDLDRFWLETVSFCALLENLLMTTVMMYVALLLMLELKVIR encoded by the exons atgaaaaagaagcaaaacaacaagaaggaaagaaaaaaaatgagagctGAAGATGGTGAAAATGATGccattaaaaagcaggcagaaagtCTGCGAGAATCCCAG GAAACCACCCCTACTCCTAATCCCCCGACTACAGAGGAGGAGAAAACGGAATCTAATCAGGAGGTTGCTAACCCAGAACACTATATTAAACATCCCCTACAGAACAG atgggcactctggttttttaaaaatgataaaagcaaaACTTGGCAAGCAAACCTGCGGCTGATCTCCAAGTTTGATACTGTTGAAGACTTTTGGGC TCTGTACAACCATATCCAGTTGTCTAGTAATTTAATGCCTGGCTGTGACTACTCACTTTTTAAG GATGGTATTGAGCCTATGTGGGAAGATGAGAAAAACAAACGGGGAGGACGATGGCTAATTACATTGAACAAACAGCAGAGACGAAGTGACCTCGATCGCTTTTGGCTAGAGACAGTAAG cttctgTGCCTTATTGGAGAATCTTTTGATGACTACAGTGATGATGTATGTGGCGCTGTTGTTAATGTTAGAGCTAAAGGTGATAAGATAG